A single genomic interval of Lucilia cuprina isolate Lc7/37 chromosome 2, ASM2204524v1, whole genome shotgun sequence harbors:
- the LOC111680021 gene encoding receptor-type guanylate cyclase gcy-3-like isoform X1 produces MRRKHPDLNFRLTSLNVKSLFVVLMFLSVLLQMSIAVVYNNNNSNGEILKANLYNYQCFTDKDNTSPNLSFRQSTIGIQVSYWPSHQIITRIFAIFLRDVLHYKNVYILPIEFNGNPEEDYYEGKRLSNTLDLLIKHPQYPNLPMINLGVWTPPMGHGLRPMEVYESGVSLDPGRFGWFVGPEVNFTMEGLHYSVFLNRSNPFYEQYVMDEDELQELTQGNEYEYFVSPMCENNQCATLLAEYKMETSFVQNQIKEMNGYLNILWLGSRFRSEIDRLYLKYTDYNARGNSKRFLVLHWNPSDVIDGRHKFEHIELPLCEESLSLWKSYCKYELTPIFKYHSKHLLADERLMHSLRLFWINNDDLMQLFSDLDQKRSEKGFVADVMYNELACDWLRNHTETYNLWISNEPMTLSIGAIFPIKKNTRGHQNLVYAVKRAVQAVNSNSTILRNYNLNVIENDGECKADVVMKSFIHLFNVPKLLGVVGPACSETVEPIAGISRHTNMAVISYSAEGATFLDRHAYPFFFRTIGSNRQYEDVYISLMKKIGWKRVAALTEDGQKYTEYISHMETTLKNNNMELIINKKFLSDITHVEMNKYLVDLKNRRARIIIADIHNKYAQMALCEAYKLKMTSYNGYVWFLPSWLSKDWNIVSEESNHSCTNQELKMAFEGHFSIMHAPFGGNATIMQEHITIEKWLESYSANVSSVSKYTAFAYDAVWAFALAADKLLHENRGAVENLRSKTVVNRFADLIWETDFVGLSGRVRFGQGGSRITELIIRQWRNRQSVEVGKYIPQLVGKGRYLRTSGGNFVLNESAIVWYFEGKPPGDGRFDCRFSALAEFLNTECQNATIAFTALLCMIVVVLISLISFYFWKRRYDEKLKRSAKIMKNFGIDLLSPSRSNANTLDKWEIPKENVVVNRRLGEGAFGTVYGGEAKIGVEGWTAVAVKTLKSGASTEDRLDFLSEAEAMKRFDHKNIVKLLGVCLQSEPIYTIMEFMLYGDLKTYLLARRHMVNEKNSDDSDISSKRLTMYAMDVSRGLAYLAQQKYVHRDIACRNCLVNAQRVVKLGDFGMSRPTYESDYYRFNRKGMLPVRWMAPESLALGMFTPASDVWAFGVVLFEIITFGSSLYQGLTNNQVLEYVKSGNTLSIPIGIKPQLEGLIKACWNQDPKKRPTAAEIVDYISKYPTLLTPCLDFPSASIEMAETESDELELLPKSRKCSPLKNGSILDVVAQASIADNIERLNNFTNERKTTAESNIEMPTHMANSGEEPLESSPITPDGYSIMSPLLMHHAETVPSSHQQTSF; encoded by the exons atgCGACGAAAACATCCGGATTTAAACTTCCGATTGACATCGCTCAATGTAAAATCGTTGTTTGTGGTTTTGATGTTTCTATCCGTTCTATTGCAAATGTCGATTGCAGTggtctacaacaacaacaacagtaatggGGAGATATTAAAAGCGAACTTGTACAACTACCAATGTTTTACTGATAAAG acaaTACCTCTCCGAATTTAAGTTTTCGCCAAAGCACAATCGGTATACAAGTTTCATATTGGCCATCGCATCAAATAATCACAcgaatatttgcaatatttctCAGAGATGTTCTTCActacaaaaatgtttacatattgCCAATTGAGTTTAATGGAAATCCTGAAGAAGACTACTATGAAGGCAAAAGACTTAGCAACACTCTTGACTTATTAAT aaaacatcCTCAATATCCAAATTTACCAATGATAAATTTAGGCGTATGGACACCACCGATGGGTCATGGTTTAAGACCGATGGAAGTCTATGAGTCAGGTGTTTCGTTAGATCCTGGACGCTTTGGTTGGTTTGTTGGACCAGAAGTAAATTTTACCATGGAAGGTCTGCACTACTCAGTCTTTTTGAACAGGTCAAATCCATTCTATGAGCAATATGTAATGGATGAAGATGAACTACAAGAGCTTACGCAGGGAAATGA ATATGAATACTTTGTAAGTCCCATGTGCGAAAATAACCAATGTGCAACACTTTTGGCAGAGTATAAAATGGAAACTTCATTTgtacaaaatcaaattaaagaaatgaaCGGTTATTTAAATATACTATGGTTAGGATCGCGTTTTCGCTCTGAAATCGatcgtttatatttaaaatacactgATTACAATGCACGTGGTAATAGCAAGAGATTTTTAGTTTTGCACTGGAACCCTTCGGATGTGATCGATGGTAGACATAAATTTGAACATATTGAATTACCGCTTTGTGAAGAGTCGTTATCTTTGTGGAAATCATATTGCAAATACGAATTAACACCAATTTTTAAGTACCACTCTAAACATCTATTGGCAGATGAACGCCTAATGCATTCATTACGTTTGTTTTGGATAAATAACGATGATCTAATGCAACTTTTCAGTGATCTCGATCAAAAACGTTCAGAGAAGGGTTTCGTGGCGGATGTAATGTACAATGAGTTGGCATGTGATTGGCTTCGAAATCATACCGAAACTTATAATTTGTGGATATCCAACGAACCCATGACACTCTCGATTGGCGCTATATTTCCTATAAAGAAAAATACCAGAGGTCATCAGAATCTAGTATATGCAGTGAAGAGAGCTGTACAAGCTGTTAACAGTAATAgtacaattttaagaaattacaaTCTGAATGTCATTGAAAATGATGGCGAGTGTAAAGCGGACGTTGTAATGAAGTCGTTTATTCATCTCTTTAATGTACCAAAACTTTTGGGTGTAGTTGGTCCTGCCTGTAGTGAAACTGTTGAACCGATCGCTGGTATATCCAGACATACCAATATGGCTGTCATTTCATACTCGGCCGAAGGTGCTACATTTTTGGATCGCCACGCGTATCCATTCTTTTTTCGCACTATTGGTTCTAATCGTCAATATGAAGATGTCTACataagtctaatgaaaaaaatcGGCTGGAAGAGAGTGGCGGCTCTAACAGAAGATGGTCAAAAGTACACCGAATATATTTCTCATATGGAAACTAcactaaaaaataacaatatggaactgataataaataagaaatttttaagtgaTATAACGCATGTAGAAATGAATAAG TATTTGGTCGATTTAAAAAATCGGCGTGCAAGAATCATAATAGCGGATATTCATAATAAGTATGCGCAGATGGCCTTATGTGAAGCATATAAACTTAAG ATGACGAGTTATAACGGCTACGTATGGTTCTTACCATCATGGCTGTCAAAGGATTGGAATATTGTAAGTGAAGAGAGCAACCACAGCTGCACGAATCAAGAATTAAAAATg GCTTTCGAAGGACATTTTAGCATCATGCATGCACCATTTGGAGGTaatgcaactataatgcaagaACATATTACCATAGAAAAGTGGTTAGAGTCATATAGCGCTAATGTCAGCAGTGTTTCAAAGTATACGGCTTTTGCTTATGATGCCGTTTGGGCTTTTGCACTTGCAGCCGATAAACTACTGCACGAAAACAGAGGCGCTGTTGAAAACCTGCGATCCAAAACCGTAGTTAATCGCTTTGCTGATCTTATTTGGGAAACAGACTTTGTTGGGCTTTCCGGAAGAGTTCGATTTGGTCAAGGAGGTTCTCGCATTACTGAACTAATAATAAGACAGTGGCGAAATCGTCAGTCCGTTGAAGTCGGTAAATATATACCTCAGCTTGTTGGCAAAGGCCGGTACTTACGAACCAGTGGTGGGAATTTTGTATTAAACGAAAGTGCAATAGTGTGGTATTTTGAGGGCAAACCACCAGGCGATGGTAGATTCGATTGTAGGTTTTCAGCGTTAGCAGAATTTCTAAATACTGAATGTCAGAATGCCACAATAGCATTCACCGCGCTGCTTTGTATGATTGTCGTTGTGCTCATATCGCTTATATCCTTCTATTTCTGGAAACGACGATACGACGAAAAACTGAAACGTTCTGCTAAGATTATGAAGAATTTCGGTATCGATCTTTTGTCCCCCTCCCGTAGTAATGCAAATACATTAGATAAGTGGGAAATacctaaagaaaatgttgttgttaatcGACGTTTAGGTGAAGGTGCTTTTGGTACCGTATATGGTGGTGAAGCTAAAATTGGAGTTGAAGGTTGGACTGCTGTAGCTGTGAAAACTCTCAAAAGTGGGGCATCAACTGAAGATCGCTTGGATTTTTTGTCGGAGGCAGAAGCTATGAAACGATTTGATCATAAAAATATAGTCAAACTTTTGGGTGTATGCCTGCAATCAGAGCCAATTTACACAATTATGGAATTCATGTTGTACGGAGatctaaaaacatatttacttgCCCGTCGCCATATGGTCAACGAAAAAAATTCCGATGATTCTGATATTTCATCTAAACGCCTTACAATGTATGCAATGGATGTGTCTCGTGGTTTAGCATATTTAGCACAACAAAAATATGTCCATCGAGACATAGCTTGTCGTAATTGCTTGGTCAATGCCCAACGAGTTGTAAAGCTGGGAGATTTTGGAATGTCTAGGCCCACATACGAAAGTGATTACTATCGTTTTAATCGTAAAGGTATGTTACCTGTCCGATGGATGGCTCCAGAATCACTGGCCTTGGGAATGTTCACTCCTGCATCGGATGTTTGGGCTTTCGGTGTTGTTCTCTTTGAGATCATAACATTTGGATCATCCCTCTATCAGGGTCTGACAAATAATCAGGTATTAGAGTATGTTAAAAGTGGAAATACTCTAAGTATACCCATCGGAATAAAGCCCCAATTAGAAGGATTAATAAAAGCGTGCTGGAATCAGGATCCCAAGAAACGCCCTACTGCCGCCGAAATTGTAGATTACATTTCAAAATATCCAACTTTGTTAACACCATGCCTTGATTTTCCAAGTGCTTCTATTGAGATGGCCGAGACTGAAAGTGATGAACTTGAACTATTGCCAAAATCTCGAAAATGTTCGCCACTTAAAAATGGATCTATTTTAGATGTTGTTGCCCAGGCATCAATTGCAGACAATATTGAAAGACTAAACAATTTCACTAATGAAAGAAAAACGACTGCGGAATCTAATATCGAAATGCCAACACATATGGCCAATAGTGGAGAAGAGCCACTTGAATCATCACCTATAACACCAGATGGTTACAGCATTATGTCACCATTACTAATGCACCATGCTGAAACTGTTCCCTCTTCTCATCAACAGACTTCATTCTaa
- the LOC111680021 gene encoding receptor-type guanylate cyclase gcy-3-like isoform X2 gives MGHGLRPMEVYESGVSLDPGRFGWFVGPEVNFTMEGLHYSVFLNRSNPFYEQYVMDEDELQELTQGNEYEYFVSPMCENNQCATLLAEYKMETSFVQNQIKEMNGYLNILWLGSRFRSEIDRLYLKYTDYNARGNSKRFLVLHWNPSDVIDGRHKFEHIELPLCEESLSLWKSYCKYELTPIFKYHSKHLLADERLMHSLRLFWINNDDLMQLFSDLDQKRSEKGFVADVMYNELACDWLRNHTETYNLWISNEPMTLSIGAIFPIKKNTRGHQNLVYAVKRAVQAVNSNSTILRNYNLNVIENDGECKADVVMKSFIHLFNVPKLLGVVGPACSETVEPIAGISRHTNMAVISYSAEGATFLDRHAYPFFFRTIGSNRQYEDVYISLMKKIGWKRVAALTEDGQKYTEYISHMETTLKNNNMELIINKKFLSDITHVEMNKYLVDLKNRRARIIIADIHNKYAQMALCEAYKLKMTSYNGYVWFLPSWLSKDWNIVSEESNHSCTNQELKMAFEGHFSIMHAPFGGNATIMQEHITIEKWLESYSANVSSVSKYTAFAYDAVWAFALAADKLLHENRGAVENLRSKTVVNRFADLIWETDFVGLSGRVRFGQGGSRITELIIRQWRNRQSVEVGKYIPQLVGKGRYLRTSGGNFVLNESAIVWYFEGKPPGDGRFDCRFSALAEFLNTECQNATIAFTALLCMIVVVLISLISFYFWKRRYDEKLKRSAKIMKNFGIDLLSPSRSNANTLDKWEIPKENVVVNRRLGEGAFGTVYGGEAKIGVEGWTAVAVKTLKSGASTEDRLDFLSEAEAMKRFDHKNIVKLLGVCLQSEPIYTIMEFMLYGDLKTYLLARRHMVNEKNSDDSDISSKRLTMYAMDVSRGLAYLAQQKYVHRDIACRNCLVNAQRVVKLGDFGMSRPTYESDYYRFNRKGMLPVRWMAPESLALGMFTPASDVWAFGVVLFEIITFGSSLYQGLTNNQVLEYVKSGNTLSIPIGIKPQLEGLIKACWNQDPKKRPTAAEIVDYISKYPTLLTPCLDFPSASIEMAETESDELELLPKSRKCSPLKNGSILDVVAQASIADNIERLNNFTNERKTTAESNIEMPTHMANSGEEPLESSPITPDGYSIMSPLLMHHAETVPSSHQQTSF, from the exons ATGGGTCATGGTTTAAGACCGATGGAAGTCTATGAGTCAGGTGTTTCGTTAGATCCTGGACGCTTTGGTTGGTTTGTTGGACCAGAAGTAAATTTTACCATGGAAGGTCTGCACTACTCAGTCTTTTTGAACAGGTCAAATCCATTCTATGAGCAATATGTAATGGATGAAGATGAACTACAAGAGCTTACGCAGGGAAATGA ATATGAATACTTTGTAAGTCCCATGTGCGAAAATAACCAATGTGCAACACTTTTGGCAGAGTATAAAATGGAAACTTCATTTgtacaaaatcaaattaaagaaatgaaCGGTTATTTAAATATACTATGGTTAGGATCGCGTTTTCGCTCTGAAATCGatcgtttatatttaaaatacactgATTACAATGCACGTGGTAATAGCAAGAGATTTTTAGTTTTGCACTGGAACCCTTCGGATGTGATCGATGGTAGACATAAATTTGAACATATTGAATTACCGCTTTGTGAAGAGTCGTTATCTTTGTGGAAATCATATTGCAAATACGAATTAACACCAATTTTTAAGTACCACTCTAAACATCTATTGGCAGATGAACGCCTAATGCATTCATTACGTTTGTTTTGGATAAATAACGATGATCTAATGCAACTTTTCAGTGATCTCGATCAAAAACGTTCAGAGAAGGGTTTCGTGGCGGATGTAATGTACAATGAGTTGGCATGTGATTGGCTTCGAAATCATACCGAAACTTATAATTTGTGGATATCCAACGAACCCATGACACTCTCGATTGGCGCTATATTTCCTATAAAGAAAAATACCAGAGGTCATCAGAATCTAGTATATGCAGTGAAGAGAGCTGTACAAGCTGTTAACAGTAATAgtacaattttaagaaattacaaTCTGAATGTCATTGAAAATGATGGCGAGTGTAAAGCGGACGTTGTAATGAAGTCGTTTATTCATCTCTTTAATGTACCAAAACTTTTGGGTGTAGTTGGTCCTGCCTGTAGTGAAACTGTTGAACCGATCGCTGGTATATCCAGACATACCAATATGGCTGTCATTTCATACTCGGCCGAAGGTGCTACATTTTTGGATCGCCACGCGTATCCATTCTTTTTTCGCACTATTGGTTCTAATCGTCAATATGAAGATGTCTACataagtctaatgaaaaaaatcGGCTGGAAGAGAGTGGCGGCTCTAACAGAAGATGGTCAAAAGTACACCGAATATATTTCTCATATGGAAACTAcactaaaaaataacaatatggaactgataataaataagaaatttttaagtgaTATAACGCATGTAGAAATGAATAAG TATTTGGTCGATTTAAAAAATCGGCGTGCAAGAATCATAATAGCGGATATTCATAATAAGTATGCGCAGATGGCCTTATGTGAAGCATATAAACTTAAG ATGACGAGTTATAACGGCTACGTATGGTTCTTACCATCATGGCTGTCAAAGGATTGGAATATTGTAAGTGAAGAGAGCAACCACAGCTGCACGAATCAAGAATTAAAAATg GCTTTCGAAGGACATTTTAGCATCATGCATGCACCATTTGGAGGTaatgcaactataatgcaagaACATATTACCATAGAAAAGTGGTTAGAGTCATATAGCGCTAATGTCAGCAGTGTTTCAAAGTATACGGCTTTTGCTTATGATGCCGTTTGGGCTTTTGCACTTGCAGCCGATAAACTACTGCACGAAAACAGAGGCGCTGTTGAAAACCTGCGATCCAAAACCGTAGTTAATCGCTTTGCTGATCTTATTTGGGAAACAGACTTTGTTGGGCTTTCCGGAAGAGTTCGATTTGGTCAAGGAGGTTCTCGCATTACTGAACTAATAATAAGACAGTGGCGAAATCGTCAGTCCGTTGAAGTCGGTAAATATATACCTCAGCTTGTTGGCAAAGGCCGGTACTTACGAACCAGTGGTGGGAATTTTGTATTAAACGAAAGTGCAATAGTGTGGTATTTTGAGGGCAAACCACCAGGCGATGGTAGATTCGATTGTAGGTTTTCAGCGTTAGCAGAATTTCTAAATACTGAATGTCAGAATGCCACAATAGCATTCACCGCGCTGCTTTGTATGATTGTCGTTGTGCTCATATCGCTTATATCCTTCTATTTCTGGAAACGACGATACGACGAAAAACTGAAACGTTCTGCTAAGATTATGAAGAATTTCGGTATCGATCTTTTGTCCCCCTCCCGTAGTAATGCAAATACATTAGATAAGTGGGAAATacctaaagaaaatgttgttgttaatcGACGTTTAGGTGAAGGTGCTTTTGGTACCGTATATGGTGGTGAAGCTAAAATTGGAGTTGAAGGTTGGACTGCTGTAGCTGTGAAAACTCTCAAAAGTGGGGCATCAACTGAAGATCGCTTGGATTTTTTGTCGGAGGCAGAAGCTATGAAACGATTTGATCATAAAAATATAGTCAAACTTTTGGGTGTATGCCTGCAATCAGAGCCAATTTACACAATTATGGAATTCATGTTGTACGGAGatctaaaaacatatttacttgCCCGTCGCCATATGGTCAACGAAAAAAATTCCGATGATTCTGATATTTCATCTAAACGCCTTACAATGTATGCAATGGATGTGTCTCGTGGTTTAGCATATTTAGCACAACAAAAATATGTCCATCGAGACATAGCTTGTCGTAATTGCTTGGTCAATGCCCAACGAGTTGTAAAGCTGGGAGATTTTGGAATGTCTAGGCCCACATACGAAAGTGATTACTATCGTTTTAATCGTAAAGGTATGTTACCTGTCCGATGGATGGCTCCAGAATCACTGGCCTTGGGAATGTTCACTCCTGCATCGGATGTTTGGGCTTTCGGTGTTGTTCTCTTTGAGATCATAACATTTGGATCATCCCTCTATCAGGGTCTGACAAATAATCAGGTATTAGAGTATGTTAAAAGTGGAAATACTCTAAGTATACCCATCGGAATAAAGCCCCAATTAGAAGGATTAATAAAAGCGTGCTGGAATCAGGATCCCAAGAAACGCCCTACTGCCGCCGAAATTGTAGATTACATTTCAAAATATCCAACTTTGTTAACACCATGCCTTGATTTTCCAAGTGCTTCTATTGAGATGGCCGAGACTGAAAGTGATGAACTTGAACTATTGCCAAAATCTCGAAAATGTTCGCCACTTAAAAATGGATCTATTTTAGATGTTGTTGCCCAGGCATCAATTGCAGACAATATTGAAAGACTAAACAATTTCACTAATGAAAGAAAAACGACTGCGGAATCTAATATCGAAATGCCAACACATATGGCCAATAGTGGAGAAGAGCCACTTGAATCATCACCTATAACACCAGATGGTTACAGCATTATGTCACCATTACTAATGCACCATGCTGAAACTGTTCCCTCTTCTCATCAACAGACTTCATTCTaa